The sequence AAGATACACTTTTTTCCTGGACTTTGCAAATGCTGATCGTCATTCCCAACAACTTTGAGAACTGTAATTCAATCCGATCCTTCCTACCTTCTGCGCCACCACACCACTGCCGCCGCCACCAACGCCCCCCCCGGTAAGCCAATCAAAGCCAGCAAAGTCACGGAAGTCGCTAGGGGGGTAGCAATATTCAAGCGGCGATTGGTCGGGTCCTTGGAACGGATCGAGAGGGGCTGGGCTTCGTTCTGTGCCAACCAATTCACGCTATTCAAAAACACATCCCCATTCCGTTGCAAATTAAATAAACCATCGGCGACAAATTCCGAATCCCCAATCACCACCAAACGCCCTTTGCCCTTCTCCACCGCCACTCCAATCGGCAGGGGGCCTTCCCGGTCCTGTTGCGGGTCAAAAAAGGGGTCCTCCTGGGTATTGCTCTCCGCCCAAATCCCCCGCCCGGTCAGAAATAGGGGCACCCCGGTTTTTTCCCCTTCTCCTACCAAATCCACCGCCTGCGCCAGGGGAAACAACGCCAAACTCTGACCAAATTCCTTGGTAATCGGGTGATCCGCATAACGGGTCGTCACCGCCACCCCCCGTCCGGCTCCCTGAATGATTTCCGTATTGGAAACGATAAACCGCCCGTCTAATTTGACCCCCGCCCACTTCAGCAAATCCTGTAACCCCCGGTCATTTTTCGCCGGTTCCAAGGGGTCAAGCAACAACAGTAACCCACCCCCATTGTTCACAAACTGCTCCAACGCCCGAGCTTCCGGGGCTAATAGGGCTTGTTGCGGTCCCGCCACTACCACCACATTCGTATCCTTGGGGATTTGACCCGCTTCCGCCAAATTCAGGGGTTGCACATTAAAGTTGCGGGCTTGCAATGCCTGTTGCGCCTGGGACATACTGCCCCGCTGTCCCGGTTCCAAAGACTTCTCCCCGTGCCCCTGCAAAAACACCACGTTCCCCTGCTTGGACTGGGTGAGCCGTACAATCGCATTACTTAAACTGGACTCAGTCAACGGCTCTCGCAAACGTTCCCGCCGCTTACCGCTTTCTAAATGCACCTCCCCAAACCCCTGCACCCCAAAATCCTGCGCCTTGACCGGATTACTGCGGGGGTCAATCACCTCAAAGCTAAATTTATCCCCCGCCACCTTGCGGTAGTTTTCCAAAAGCTGTCGGGCTGGCGGCGTAATCTGTTGGTCAAAAATAATCACCCGCACTGGTTGCTTGAGGTTTTGCACCAACTTTTGCGATTCCGGGGCTAAGGTAAATCGTTGGTTGGCACTTAGGTCAACTTTGTACGGATATTGTACCGCCAAAAAATTCACCAACCCCAAAATCACCAACACCGCCAGAGTCCGTAGCGCCACATTGCCGCCGACTGCCAACGCCCGCCGGTCCCACAGGGGCAAACGGAACAGGGCATACCCCAGCAACGCCACCCCCGCCCCCAGCAGGAGACCGCCCCAGGGTTGGTTTTTGGGCCCCACCAGAATGATCACCACCCCTGCCGTGACCAGGGCAATTCCCAGCCAAGCGGGCCAATGGTTGCGGACGACCTTCACCAGCGTATTCATCACCTATGACCTCTGGAAGCGCAATCCATCCACCCACTGTACCGTCAAAAATACCCCTAAAATCCCATAACTGAGAAATAAAATGATATTGGTGGTGCTGACTGAACCTTGGATCAAACTGGTGTAATTTTGCAAGAGGGATAAATGGCGAAATATAGCCGCCGGTACCCCACTCAACCGATCCGCCACCGCCTGCAAAATCCACAGCAATAAAATTAAAGCAAAGGTGCCCACCGCCGCCAAAAGGGTACTTTCGGTGGTAGCGGAAATGAATAAACCCAGGGATAAAATTGCCGCCGCCAGCAGTACCAACGCCCCATGCCCCAATAGAATTAACCCAAACGAAAAGGGAGGTTCCGACTGCAACAGGGTCAAACTTTCATAAAACATCACCGGCAGAAGTAGGGTAATAAAAAACGTCAATACCCCCGCCAATTTCCCCACTGTTACCATCGTGGTCGTAATCGGGGAGGTGGCAAGCAATTCCAGGGTGCCCTGTTGCCGTTCCTGGGCAAACAAATTCATGGACAAGAGGGGCAAAATAAACAACGAAAGCGACCCCAACATCCCCAAATAATTTTCCAAAATCACCGCTGGCACATCCACCGGGGGCGCACCCAAACCCGCCTGCCCCTGCAAATCCTGAGCCGCTACATTGGCTTGTACGGCATTAAATAAAATGATGTAAAAAACACCCGCCATAAACCAATACACGGCGGCAATGATGTAATTTAAGGAAGTGGCAAAATAACCCTGCAATTCCTTGCGGTAAATCGCCACAAAATTTGCCCACAGTAAACGCATCACAGCCCCCAGGAAGTCAGGGTTAATCCTACCACAGCTTTAGGAGTCTGCCACTGTTTCGCTGGCAAATGCCTCATCCTCGGGGGTGTCTTCGCTGGTGGTCAACTGCAAAAACACATCCTCCAGGGTCGCCCGGCGGCGGTTCATTTCATAGAGCCTCAACCCCGCCTGCACCACCAGAGCGGTCAATTCTGGTCCCACATCCGTTTCCCCGCTGGTCGTCACCGTCACCACATGATTGTCCCCCTCGCTCTGGGTCTGTACCCCGGCTAAACCCGGAAACTGCGCCAGGGCAGTCTGGAATGGCTCCAGATTTCCGCTCAGCTTCAGTTCGTACTGGGTGCGGTTGTCCGAGCGGTTCACCAACTGGTCAATGGTATCCGTCGCCACCACCCGCCCCTTTTGGATGATCACCACCCGGTTGCAGGTCATGCTCACCTCCGGCAGGATGTGGGTGGAGAGAATTATCGTGTGATCCCCCGCCAGACTTTTGATCAGATTGCGCACTTCGATAATTTGCTTCGGGTCAAGCCCCACCGTCGGTTCATCCAGGATAATCACTGGTGGGTCATGGACAATCGCCTGGGCAATCCCCACCCGTTGGCGAAATCCCTTGGAAAGTTTGCGGATCAGTTGATCCCGGCGTTCGGTCAGCCCACACCGTTCCATCGCCCAGTCCACCCGGCGGGGTCGGTCTCCCGCACTCACCCCTTTGATGCTGGCGACAAAATGCAAATACCCCTGCACGGTCATTTCCCGATAGAGGGGCGGGGTTTCCGGCAGATAGCCGATCCGCTGGCGCACCGCTAGGGAGTCCTCCAGCACATCAAAACCGGCAATTTTCGCCGTGCCCTCACTGGGGGGCATATAGCCCGTGAGCATCCGCATGGTGGTGGTTTTGCCCGCCCCATTGGGTCCCAAAAACCCCAGGATTTCCCCGGCATCTACGCTGAAATTCAGGTCGTTGACCGCCAGGGTGGAACCGTAACGCTTGGTCAAATGCTCAACGGTGATCATAAGGCGATGCTGTCCTGGAAACCGGTTGATTGGCTCTATTATTCCATAGGTGATCCCTCAACAGTATGGTTCTTGAGTAGCATGGGGATAGACCAAAGCGCCAATGACATCCAATTTAGAGCGTTATGAACCGTTTACTGTTTCCTGTAGTGATTGAAAAGGACGAAGAAGGTTACTTTGCCTCCTGTCCGACCCTACAGGGTTGCTACACCCAAGGGGATTCCTATGAGGAAACTCTGCAAAAAATACAAGATGCAATTCGTTTGCACCTTGAGGATAGAATAGCGAACAGCGACAATTGTGCTGGTGTGCCCCATTTTTAGAGGTACCTAAATATCGAATTTCTAACTCTAGGCTACCCCTAGCTACCCACAACGGGAACGGGTAAAGTTCCTGACTTGATTCGCAAAAAGCTAACCTCGGCAAAGTCACTCCGAAGGCTGGCGTGTTCAACGGTGATCGAGACAATATGCCCCGCATCGTCCAAATCCAGATAAATATCCTCCGATAACTCTCGGGTTTCTGTGGGTGTAACGCTGTTGAACTCAAAGAGAACGGTGTCGGTATCCTCAAAATATTTTATCTTCACTGCTTTTTCTCCTGGTAATTACGGTCAAAAAAAGCATTGTGGACGGTTTGACCATCTGCCAACAAAATAACCCGTAACACTCGATTTAAGTGATATTACTGAGGCATACCCCGCTCCCTGAGCAAACCAGGGGAGTTAAAAAAAAATGACAATCAGTCTCACGTTCCGTATATTTCCTTAAGTATGATCCTCCCCCGAACTTGTAACACGACTGCCAGGTATTAGTAAACCCAATGAATCGAGGAGCGGCAACAGGGGATGGTAGCTAGTGAAAACCGAGGGGTCATGTCCCCATTACCGTAGTTTTACTGAGGCTTCCCGGTGATCCCAATCACCCTAAAATCGTCATTTGCTTTATAAGTTATGGTTATATTTACCACTCTTAATTTACGCTGTGTTAAGCTAATAGAAAAAGTTACGAAGATACCACGAAATGATGATACTTTACATGACCCCAAAACCAGCCTTATTAACGTAAAATTAACTTATCGTTAATTCTTGATTAACCAATGGGTTTGAATTAATGTATGTTTCGCCACCACCCCTCCGTAAATATACCAGTTGCCAGGTCAGCTAGTTAAAAAAAGTTAAGGGAAAAACGATGATGTTTACCTCCTGCGAACCGACGGCGAACCCCCTACCCCAGGACTTGCTCGCCAGTATTTTGGAGAGTGTGGGGGATGGCGTGATCGTCACCGATGGGGATGGGCGGGTGATCGGCATGAACCGGATGGCGGTACAGTTGACCGGCGTACCCCTACAAATGGCGCAAGGGCAGATGTTGCCCCAAGTGTTGCAGCTTGCACACCCGCAGTACAATAACCTGCTTGCGGAACTGATGCAGAGGGTGTTTCGGGAGGGGGTGAGTACGGGACTGCCCCGGGATACCCAACTGGTGCGCCCGGATGGGTTGGACTATCTTTCGGCGACCTTGGCTCCCCTGGGGGGCGGACACCGGGGCTTGGTGGTCACCTTTCGGGAGATCAATCGCCATCGGCAGTTGGAGGATTCCCTGCGGGAGCAAGCCCAGCGGGAACATCTGGTGCGGCAGGTTGCCAGTCGGATTCATCGCTCCTTGGATTTGGGGACGATTTTGCAGACGGCAGTAGCGGAAATTCGCCTGTGTTTGCAGGTGGAACGGGTGTTTGTCTGTCGGTTTTTGCGGGAGGACTGGGGGGAAGTGGTGCATGAATCCGTCGCCCCCCTGAGTACTTCCCTGCTGGGGGAACAGTGGTTGTTTGGGGATGGGGCGGAAATGCGTTCCTTGCGCCGAGGGGAGGTGGTGGGGATTGCCGACCTGCACCAGGATTTTCGGGAGTCGGACTGGTTGGGGCATTTGCAACGGGTGCCCTTGGGGGCGGCTCTGGTAACGCCGATTTTCCAGGGGGAACGGTTGTGGGGGCTGTTGGTGGTGACGGATACCCGGCGGGGGCGGGCGTGGCTGGCGGGGGAGCGGCAATTGGTAGAGCAGTTGGCGTTGCAGTTGGGAATTGCCATTGACCAGGCGCAGTTGGTGCAACAACTCCGTACCCTCAACAGCACCCTGGAGATGCAGGTGCAAGAACGGACGGCGGAATTGCGGCAGGCACTGAATGCGGCGCAGGTGCTTTACACGGTCACGGAACAGGTGCGCCGGAGTTTGGATGAGCGGCAAATTTTTATCACGGCTCTGGACTGTCTGGGGCAAACCCTGGGGGCGGATTACTGTTGGGTCGCCCTGTACGATGAGGCGCAAATGCAGGCGATGATTGCCTATGAATATTTGCCCAATCCCAACTTGCCCAGCACAGTCGGCACGCAGATCGATTTGGGGCATCACCGGGAACTGTACCAACGGCTGCTGGACGGGGAGGTGTGGCATTATCCACCCGTAGAACTCCTGCCGCCCGTCTATGCCCAGTTTCGGGGGGCGGGGGGGCAGATGGTGCTGGCACCGATCATGGATGACCAGGGGGTGATCGGGGAATTGGGGGTGGCGTTGGCACGTCCCCAGCAGGGGGTGTCGGTGGATTTGGTGCCCCAGGTGGCGAATCAATGCGCCATTGCCATCCGTCAAGCCCGTTTGTACCAGCAGTCCCGGGCGCAGGTGGTGGAATTGGAACGACTGCACCGGCTCAAGGATGATTTTTTGAGTACGGTTTCCCATGAATTACGTACCCCCCTGTCCAATATGAAATTGGCTCTCAAGATGTTTGGTTTGACCCTCCGCAAGGGGAATATCAATGCCACCAAGCAGGCGAAATTATTGCAATATCTGGAAATTTTGGAGCAGGAATACGAACGGGAAGCCCAGTTGATCCAGGATTTGTTGCACCTGCGCCAGTTGGATACCACCCAAGGACCTTTGCCCCAGGTGACCTTGGATGTCCAGCAGTGGTTGCCGGGGGTGGTACAACGATTTACATCCCAGGCGGAGCAAAAGGGGTTGCACCTGACCTATACCCTCGACCCGGAACTGCCCCAGGTGGCGGTGCATCTCTTCAGCCTGGAGCGGGTGATCACCGAACTGCTCACCAATGCCCTGAAATATACGCCCCTAGACGGCACGATCCATCTGGCGACCCAGAAATTGCCCGACCATTGGCAGATACAGGTGACCAACACGGGGGTAGAAATTCCGCCGCCGGAGTTGGAACGGATTTTTGAACGGTTTTACCGGGTGCCCCGGAGCGACCCCTGGGAACACGGCGGGATGGGTTTGGGATTGGCACTGGTACGGCGATTGGTGGCGCATTTGGGGGGGACGATTACTGCCAGCAGCGGTCAAGGACAGACCCAATTTCAGGTGATTTTTCCCCTAGCGGGGGCAGATCATTCTCTCCCACCGGGCTAAACTGGGAAACGATGGATTAAGATTGAAGAATATAGCTTGTGTCCTAGACAGCCTTAACCGTCATTACCCATGTCTCAACCGCCCCAACCCGATTCGGTGACCCAGGTGCAAACGCATCAGCCCCGATTGGTGCATGTACGGACGGGTACCATTGTGCAGATTCCCCAGCACCGGAATGTTCTCTTGGTAGGCAAACCCAACGACCATTTGCCCCCGGATATTAACGTGGCGGGTTTTCCCGATGCCGATGTGGTGTCCCGCATCCATGCCCGGTTGGTGGTGCAGGATAACCAGGTGGCGATTGAGGATATGGGCAGTACCAACGGCACCTATGTGAATGGGCAACGGTTGCGCCCTGGGGAACGGTGTGCTTTGCGCCCCGGCGATTGGATTGCGCTCGGTAAGGAAGACAAGGTAACCTTTTTGCTACAGCAGGATTGAATACCCCCATGGAAACCACTCGTCCCGCATCTGATGCCTTACCCACCCAAGCCCCCCTGCGGCTGGTCAATCTGGAGGTGGCGGGTCTGACCGATGTCGGTTGCCAACGGGAGTACAACCAGGATTATTTCTACGCCCATACGACGATGCACCGTCGCCTGAGTCCCCAAGGGGAACTGGTGCAGGGGAAAGGCTTGTATGTGCTTTGTGATGGCATGGGTGGTCATGCGGGGGGGGATGAGGCGAGTCAATTGGCGACCCACAAATTGGCGACCTATTTGCTGGAGCATTGGACGGAGGGGGAATTGCCGGGACCGGAGGTGATCCAGGCGGGGGTGGGGGTAGCCAACCAGGCGATTTATTTACGCAACGAGGAGGAGTACCGCCGGGGCAAGGGGCGGATGGGCACGACCCTGGTGGTGGCGTTGGTGCAGGACAATCAGGTGGCGGTGACCCATGTGGGGGACAGTCGGATTTATCGGATTACCCAGTCGGAGGGGCTGAAGCAAATCACGGTGGATCACGAGGTGGGGCAGTGGGAGATTCAGCGGGGGACGGACCCAACCATTGCCTACAGTCGCCCGGATGCCTACCAACTCACCCAAGCCCTGGGACCCCGTCACGAGCAGACCTTGGAAGTGGACGTGAACTACTTCACGGTGGCGGAGGATACGATTCTCCTGCTGTGTTCCGATGGGTTGTCGGACAACGGTTTGGTGGAAAGCCATTGGCAACAGTATGTGCGACCCCTGCTTTTGCCTCAGACGGGGGTGATCCATCTCCAGGCGGCGGCTCGGCAGTTGATTGACCTGGGGAATGAGTTAAACGGTCACGACAATATCACGGTGGTTTTGGTAAAAATCCAGGTGCATCAGCCCCGGTTGTAACCCTTGGGTACGGGGATGTGTTAGATAATGGGGTTAGCAGGGGTAATCACGCTGGCTATGTCCCCGATTTTAGTCATTCATGTCAGTGAATTGGAAGCCCAGGGGGTCAACTATCACCAGGGCAATTACTTTACGTTTCAGAACCGCCAACTCCGCAAGGGGCAATCCTTTCGGGCAACCATGCGTCCCCAGGCGGTCGCCTTTGCCGAGCAGTACCAACAGGCGGGGAGTTTTTGCATCCTCGTTGAGCAGGACGGGGTGTTGACCCTCTGCCGGGAGGAATTGGCGACGCTCGTCCATCGCCCCCCGGTTCCCAACCGACCCACTGCCCCCCAGGAACTTGCAGAGATTAACGAGACTAAAGTTAAAGAAGATATTAACAAAGAAGAGGATATTCGGGAAATCGAAGCGGTTAAGCCCCCAGCGGAACCCGCCGCCCCCAAAGTACGCCTCAATTTTCTCTTTGCTCCCAAATCCAGTTCAGCGGCGTTACCGGAGCCCTACCGCCATTTACCCAGGGAGGATCAGGGGTTAGCCCAGTTACTCATCCAGGTGCGGCAGAATTTCACCAAGCAAAAGGCGCGCGCCAGTGGTCTCACCTGGGAGTATTGGACGGGGGGGAGCGGGCAAACCGGGGTTTTGTTCCTACCGGGCACGGTACAGCGGGGGGATATGTGGTTCGCCTATCTGCACCATTGGCAGGGGGATTTTCGCCTGCTTGCCCCCACCTATCCAGCGGCGAGTACCATAGACCAACTGGTGGAAGGGATACGGCAGATATTGAAGCAAGAGCAACTGCGGCGGGTGCATCTGCTGGGGCAATCCCTGGGGGGCATGGTGGCTTTGGCTTTATTACGCAAATATCCGGTGCTGGTGGACAAGGTGGTGCTGTCCCACACAGGGGTGGGCGTGCCGGAGAGCGACCGGGTCAGCAAAGCCCGCCAGACCGAGCGGCAATTGCAAGGGATGCCCCATCAGCAAATCACCAGCCTCGCCTACCAGAGCATTGTCACCAAACATTTGAGCGGCGTACCCCATGAACCCTTTTGGCGAGCCTACTTCCAAGAAACCCTCACCCGGCGCACCAGTAAAATCGAATTTATTAGCCTGAACTGCCGGGTAGTGGCGGATTTTTTCCAAAATTACCGTTTCCAGACCGCCAGCCTCAACGACCCACCCCGCCCCGTTTTGATTCTCAATACGGATAACGACCACACCTTTGACCCCGCCGAGCAAGCCGCCTTGCAGACCCTATTTCCCGAGGCGCAAACCCTCACCTGCACCGGCACTGGGCATTACAGTGTGCTGGTGGCGAGTGAGACGGTCATGCCCCAGTTGGCGGAATTTTTGCACTGAACCTTTACAATAGAATTTGGGTAACGCAAGGGAACATACCGATGGGCGTTTATGTTTTGATTTACAATTCGGGTAGCGACCATGAGGGCATTCACAGCCTTAAATTGAACGGGGAAGACACCATTTTACTGTTTGAAGATGAGGATGATGCGGTGCGGTTTGCCACCCTGTTAGAAGCCCAGGATTTTCCCGTACCCACGGTGGAGCGGATTGACGTAGAGGAAATGCGTTTGTTTTGCCAACAAAATGGGTTTCACTGTCAAGTTGTCCCCCAGGGAGCCTTGGTGATCCCCCCCCCAGCGAACCTGACCGAAACGGATTGGCAACCGGAAACCCCGGCGGGGGATGGGCTGGATGAAATTCGCCGCCGTTTAGAACGGTTGTTGTAAAGGAACGGGGGATGTCACGGCACACCGGGGACGAACTGCGCCAACAACGGCTGGATAAGGCGCACCAATGGCGGCAGGCGGGGATCAACCCCTATCCCTACCGTTACCAGCGCACCCACAGTACAGCAGAATTACAAAAGCAGTATGAAAGCCTGGAAGCGGGAGCCGAAGTTGCGGAAAAAGTCCGGGTGGCGGGACGGGTGATGGCACGGCGGGTGTTTGGCAAGTTAGCTTTTTTTACCATCCAGGACGAGCAGGGCAGTATCCAATTTTATTTAGAAAAACAACGCATTCAAGACCACATGGGGGAGGGTGCTTTTGAACGGTTGAAAAATGGCACCGATGCGGGGGATATTTTAGGGGCAGAAGGGACGATTAAGCGCACGGAAAAAGGGGAATTGTCCGTGTATGTTACCACCTATGAACTGTTAACCAAATCCCTCTTGCCCTTGCCGGACAAATGGCATGGACTTACGGATGTGGAAAAACGCTATCGCCAGCGGTATGTGGATTTAATTGTCAACCCGGAGGTGCGGGATATTTTTCGCAAACGGGCGCAGTTAATTCAACTCACCCGCCGCTATTTGGATGAACGGGGATTTTTAGAAATGGAAACCCCGGTGTTGCAACCGGAAGCGGGGGGAGCGGATGCCCGTCCGTTTATCACCCATCACAACGCTTTAGAAATTGATTTATATCTGCGGATTGCTACGGAATTGCATCTGAAGCGGTTAGTGGTTGGGGGGTTTGAACGGGTGTATGAATTGGGGCGGATTTTTCGGAATGAGGGGGTTTCCACCCGCCAC comes from Synechococcus sp. C9 and encodes:
- a CDS encoding Gldg family protein, which produces MNTLVKVVRNHWPAWLGIALVTAGVVIILVGPKNQPWGGLLLGAGVALLGYALFRLPLWDRRALAVGGNVALRTLAVLVILGLVNFLAVQYPYKVDLSANQRFTLAPESQKLVQNLKQPVRVIIFDQQITPPARQLLENYRKVAGDKFSFEVIDPRSNPVKAQDFGVQGFGEVHLESGKRRERLREPLTESSLSNAIVRLTQSKQGNVVFLQGHGEKSLEPGQRGSMSQAQQALQARNFNVQPLNLAEAGQIPKDTNVVVVAGPQQALLAPEARALEQFVNNGGGLLLLLDPLEPAKNDRGLQDLLKWAGVKLDGRFIVSNTEIIQGAGRGVAVTTRYADHPITKEFGQSLALFPLAQAVDLVGEGEKTGVPLFLTGRGIWAESNTQEDPFFDPQQDREGPLPIGVAVEKGKGRLVVIGDSEFVADGLFNLQRNGDVFLNSVNWLAQNEAQPLSIRSKDPTNRRLNIATPLATSVTLLALIGLPGGALVAAAVVWWRRR
- a CDS encoding ABC transporter permease; protein product: MRLLWANFVAIYRKELQGYFATSLNYIIAAVYWFMAGVFYIILFNAVQANVAAQDLQGQAGLGAPPVDVPAVILENYLGMLGSLSLFILPLLSMNLFAQERQQGTLELLATSPITTTMVTVGKLAGVLTFFITLLLPVMFYESLTLLQSEPPFSFGLILLGHGALVLLAAAILSLGLFISATTESTLLAAVGTFALILLLWILQAVADRLSGVPAAIFRHLSLLQNYTSLIQGSVSTTNIILFLSYGILGVFLTVQWVDGLRFQRS
- a CDS encoding ABC transporter ATP-binding protein, yielding MITVEHLTKRYGSTLAVNDLNFSVDAGEILGFLGPNGAGKTTTMRMLTGYMPPSEGTAKIAGFDVLEDSLAVRQRIGYLPETPPLYREMTVQGYLHFVASIKGVSAGDRPRRVDWAMERCGLTERRDQLIRKLSKGFRQRVGIAQAIVHDPPVIILDEPTVGLDPKQIIEVRNLIKSLAGDHTIILSTHILPEVSMTCNRVVIIQKGRVVATDTIDQLVNRSDNRTQYELKLSGNLEPFQTALAQFPGLAGVQTQSEGDNHVVTVTTSGETDVGPELTALVVQAGLRLYEMNRRRATLEDVFLQLTTSEDTPEDEAFASETVADS
- a CDS encoding type II toxin-antitoxin system HicB family antitoxin, producing the protein MNRLLFPVVIEKDEEGYFASCPTLQGCYTQGDSYEETLQKIQDAIRLHLEDRIANSDNCAGVPHF
- a CDS encoding DUF2283 domain-containing protein — translated: MKIKYFEDTDTVLFEFNSVTPTETRELSEDIYLDLDDAGHIVSITVEHASLRSDFAEVSFLRIKSGTLPVPVVGS
- a CDS encoding GAF domain-containing protein, which translates into the protein MMFTSCEPTANPLPQDLLASILESVGDGVIVTDGDGRVIGMNRMAVQLTGVPLQMAQGQMLPQVLQLAHPQYNNLLAELMQRVFREGVSTGLPRDTQLVRPDGLDYLSATLAPLGGGHRGLVVTFREINRHRQLEDSLREQAQREHLVRQVASRIHRSLDLGTILQTAVAEIRLCLQVERVFVCRFLREDWGEVVHESVAPLSTSLLGEQWLFGDGAEMRSLRRGEVVGIADLHQDFRESDWLGHLQRVPLGAALVTPIFQGERLWGLLVVTDTRRGRAWLAGERQLVEQLALQLGIAIDQAQLVQQLRTLNSTLEMQVQERTAELRQALNAAQVLYTVTEQVRRSLDERQIFITALDCLGQTLGADYCWVALYDEAQMQAMIAYEYLPNPNLPSTVGTQIDLGHHRELYQRLLDGEVWHYPPVELLPPVYAQFRGAGGQMVLAPIMDDQGVIGELGVALARPQQGVSVDLVPQVANQCAIAIRQARLYQQSRAQVVELERLHRLKDDFLSTVSHELRTPLSNMKLALKMFGLTLRKGNINATKQAKLLQYLEILEQEYEREAQLIQDLLHLRQLDTTQGPLPQVTLDVQQWLPGVVQRFTSQAEQKGLHLTYTLDPELPQVAVHLFSLERVITELLTNALKYTPLDGTIHLATQKLPDHWQIQVTNTGVEIPPPELERIFERFYRVPRSDPWEHGGMGLGLALVRRLVAHLGGTITASSGQGQTQFQVIFPLAGADHSLPPG
- a CDS encoding FHA domain-containing protein, whose product is MSQPPQPDSVTQVQTHQPRLVHVRTGTIVQIPQHRNVLLVGKPNDHLPPDINVAGFPDADVVSRIHARLVVQDNQVAIEDMGSTNGTYVNGQRLRPGERCALRPGDWIALGKEDKVTFLLQQD
- a CDS encoding serine/threonine phosphatase; the protein is METTRPASDALPTQAPLRLVNLEVAGLTDVGCQREYNQDYFYAHTTMHRRLSPQGELVQGKGLYVLCDGMGGHAGGDEASQLATHKLATYLLEHWTEGELPGPEVIQAGVGVANQAIYLRNEEEYRRGKGRMGTTLVVALVQDNQVAVTHVGDSRIYRITQSEGLKQITVDHEVGQWEIQRGTDPTIAYSRPDAYQLTQALGPRHEQTLEVDVNYFTVAEDTILLLCSDGLSDNGLVESHWQQYVRPLLLPQTGVIHLQAAARQLIDLGNELNGHDNITVVLVKIQVHQPRL
- a CDS encoding alpha/beta hydrolase, with protein sequence MSPILVIHVSELEAQGVNYHQGNYFTFQNRQLRKGQSFRATMRPQAVAFAEQYQQAGSFCILVEQDGVLTLCREELATLVHRPPVPNRPTAPQELAEINETKVKEDINKEEDIREIEAVKPPAEPAAPKVRLNFLFAPKSSSAALPEPYRHLPREDQGLAQLLIQVRQNFTKQKARASGLTWEYWTGGSGQTGVLFLPGTVQRGDMWFAYLHHWQGDFRLLAPTYPAASTIDQLVEGIRQILKQEQLRRVHLLGQSLGGMVALALLRKYPVLVDKVVLSHTGVGVPESDRVSKARQTERQLQGMPHQQITSLAYQSIVTKHLSGVPHEPFWRAYFQETLTRRTSKIEFISLNCRVVADFFQNYRFQTASLNDPPRPVLILNTDNDHTFDPAEQAALQTLFPEAQTLTCTGTGHYSVLVASETVMPQLAEFLH
- a CDS encoding DUF3110 domain-containing protein — protein: MGVYVLIYNSGSDHEGIHSLKLNGEDTILLFEDEDDAVRFATLLEAQDFPVPTVERIDVEEMRLFCQQNGFHCQVVPQGALVIPPPANLTETDWQPETPAGDGLDEIRRRLERLL
- the lysS gene encoding lysine--tRNA ligase, yielding MSRHTGDELRQQRLDKAHQWRQAGINPYPYRYQRTHSTAELQKQYESLEAGAEVAEKVRVAGRVMARRVFGKLAFFTIQDEQGSIQFYLEKQRIQDHMGEGAFERLKNGTDAGDILGAEGTIKRTEKGELSVYVTTYELLTKSLLPLPDKWHGLTDVEKRYRQRYVDLIVNPEVRDIFRKRAQLIQLTRRYLDERGFLEMETPVLQPEAGGADARPFITHHNALEIDLYLRIATELHLKRLVVGGFERVYELGRIFRNEGVSTRHNPEFTSIELYQAYADYTNMMQLTEDLITTVTQELLGSLRITYQGQEINLSPPWQRVTMGDLVREKTGWDFGEFRELADLSSAQKAAQACGLQNAQEYDSVGRLLNALFEEFCEASLVQPTFVLDFPVEISPLAKKHRTQPGLVERFELYIAGRELANSFSELTDPIDQRERLEQQAARKAAGDAEAQGVDEDFLTALEYGLPPTGGMGLGIDRWVMLVTDAASIREVIPFPLLKPEHS